A portion of the Caenorhabditis elegans chromosome III genome contains these proteins:
- the R151.1 gene encoding Protein kinase domain-containing protein (Confirmed by transcript evidence), whose amino-acid sequence MPLIKKKGSEPESEEYTFRIANADSYEISAKSAETSAHTYQYQLPFQFTPFQQYKISIFAVDDSFCHNQDVFHIFNTTNATFSSSEIPKTTPIPEISGSAITKTTMLMESSILVIFLIVVACMSPICTMIVLLCLRRRKKEIKKRHHFLHRRSLSCSRHSIIETNILYRPPNEVNGGTTGEWLIRGQDIVVGAVIGEGAFGQVFKGILRGPNGQVIPVAVKQLKANAIDEEREEFVREIQMMQTVGQHDNIVTMYGYCMDEQLQCMIMEYVPYGDLKHYLQNMRKEKDSDSAIDSKEFLSFTNQIACGMAHLESVGIIHRDLAARNILVGTGKVLKISDFGMSRPGVYIKMSKGVIPLRWLSPEAIKDNTYSNKSDVWAFGVLLWEIATLGGFPYNNVADKDILNQLTEGMRLEQPAKCSDDMYILMKSCWNLKAEDRPSFLAILSKIEQIANVDADAPPSDPPAKDV is encoded by the exons ATGCCTCTAATCAAGAAAAAAGGATCTGAACCCGAATCAGAGGAGTACACCTTTAGAATAGCCAACGCCGATTCTTATGAGATTTCTGCAAAATCTGCAGAG ACATCTGCTCACACCTACCAATATCAACTACCGTTCCAATTTACCCCGTTTCAACAATACAAGATTTCAATATTCGCTGTTGATGACAGTTTCTGTCATAATCAAGATGTATTCCATATATTCAATACAACAAATGCCACGTTTTCTAGTTCTGAAATTCCGAAAACAACACCGATTCCAGAAATATCTGGCTCAGCAATTACCAAGACTACAATGCTTATG GAGTCatcaattttggtaattttcctAATTGTGGTCGCCTGTATGTCACCGATTTGTACAATGATCGTACTTCTTTGCCTCAGAAG aCGGAAAaaggaaatcaaaaaacgtCATCACTTCCTCCATCGTCGATCACTTTCATGTTCTCGTCATAGTATCATTGAAACAAATATTCTATATCGACCACCAAATGAAGTAAATGGAGGAACTACGGGAGAATGGTTGATTAGAGGACAAGATATTGTTGTTGGAGCTGTTATCG GAGAAGGAGCGTTTGGTCAAGTGTTCAAAGGAATTCTACGTGGTCCAAATGGTCAAGTAATTCCAGTTGCagtaaaacaattaaaagcAAATGCAATTGATGAAGAACGAGAAGAATTTgtgagggaaattcaaatgatgCAAACG GTTGGTCAACATGACAATATTGTGACAATGTATGGATACTGTATGGATGAACAATTACAATGTATGATAATGGAGTACGTACCATATGGagatttgaaacattatttgcAGAATATGAGAAAGGAGAAG GACTCAGACAGTGCGATTGATTCCAAAGAATTCTTGTCATTTACGAATCAAATTGCTTGTGGAATGGCTCATCTTGAATCAGTTGGGATTATTCACAGAGATCTTGCTGCAAGAAATATTCTCGTTGGAACgggaaaagttctgaaaatctcCGATTTTGGAATGTCTCGTCCTGGAGTTTATATCAAAATGAGCAAAGGAGTGATTCCACTTCGTTGGCTGTCTCCTGAAGCAATTAAAGATAATACTTATTCAAATAAGAGCGATGTTTGG gctttTGGAGTTTTACTCTGGGAAATAGCCACTCTTGGAGGATTCCCGTATAACAATGTGGCAGATAAGGATATTCTAAATCAATTGACTGAAGGAATGAGACTGGAACAACCTGCCAAATGTTCTGATGATAT GTACATTTTAATGAAATCATGTTGGAATTTGAAAGCAGAAGACCGTCCATCTTTCTTGGCAATTTTGAGTAAAATCGAGCAAATAGCAAATGTTGATGCAGATGCTCCACCATCCGATCCACCTGCAAAAGatgtttaa
- the R151.1 gene encoding Protein kinase domain-containing protein (Confirmed by transcript evidence), with translation MYGYCMDEQLQCMIMEYVPYGDLKHYLQNMRKEKDSDSAIDSKEFLSFTNQIACGMAHLESVGIIHRDLAARNILVGTGKVLKISDFGMSRPGVYIKMSKGVIPLRWLSPEAIKDNTYSNKSDVWAFGVLLWEIATLGGFPYNNVADKDILNQLTEGMRLEQPAKCSDDMYILMKSCWNLKAEDRPSFLAILSKIEQIANVDADAPPSDPPAKDV, from the exons ATGTATGGATACTGTATGGATGAACAATTACAATGTATGATAATGGAGTACGTACCATATGGagatttgaaacattatttgcAGAATATGAGAAAGGAGAAG GACTCAGACAGTGCGATTGATTCCAAAGAATTCTTGTCATTTACGAATCAAATTGCTTGTGGAATGGCTCATCTTGAATCAGTTGGGATTATTCACAGAGATCTTGCTGCAAGAAATATTCTCGTTGGAACgggaaaagttctgaaaatctcCGATTTTGGAATGTCTCGTCCTGGAGTTTATATCAAAATGAGCAAAGGAGTGATTCCACTTCGTTGGCTGTCTCCTGAAGCAATTAAAGATAATACTTATTCAAATAAGAGCGATGTTTGG gctttTGGAGTTTTACTCTGGGAAATAGCCACTCTTGGAGGATTCCCGTATAACAATGTGGCAGATAAGGATATTCTAAATCAATTGACTGAAGGAATGAGACTGGAACAACCTGCCAAATGTTCTGATGATAT GTACATTTTAATGAAATCATGTTGGAATTTGAAAGCAGAAGACCGTCCATCTTTCTTGGCAATTTTGAGTAAAATCGAGCAAATAGCAAATGTTGATGCAGATGCTCCACCATCCGATCCACCTGCAAAAGatgtttaa
- the R151.1 gene encoding Protein kinase domain-containing protein (Confirmed by transcript evidence) yields the protein MPPTNVEIETKVIMDGGKILETTINWKADEKDTRREGFYIRYTAVNSTCQKHFPGYFTSSILPDERSLTIPSAFNGHALVIDHSCSYHLQIRAKPYPPGDDKYIIERRHTVPDCIDKYCSCRPGDVAAIRDVSVDAEYRLNWKFDEMKGREYQFYVDVYERIAMPLIKKKGSEPESEEYTFRIANADSYEISAKSAETSAHTYQYQLPFQFTPFQQYKISIFAVDDSFCHNQDVFHIFNTTNATFSSSEIPKTTPIPEISGSAITKTTMLMESSILVIFLIVVACMSPICTMIVLLCLRRRKKEIKKRHHFLHRRSLSCSRHSIIETNILYRPPNEVNGGTTGEWLIRGQDIVVGAVIGEGAFGQVFKGILRGPNGQVIPVAVKQLKANAIDEEREEFVREIQMMQTVGQHDNIVTMYGYCMDEQLQCMIMEYVPYGDLKHYLQNMRKEKDSDSAIDSKEFLSFTNQIACGMAHLESVGIIHRDLAARNILVGTGKVLKISDFGMSRPGVYIKMSKGVIPLRWLSPEAIKDNTYSNKSDVWAFGVLLWEIATLGGFPYNNVADKDILNQLTEGMRLEQPAKCSDDMYILMKSCWNLKAEDRPSFLAILSKIEQIANVDADAPPSDPPAKDV from the exons ATGCCACCAACAAATGTAGAAATCGAGACGAAAGTTATTATGGATGGcggaaaaatattagaaaccACAATTAACTGGAAAGCCGACGAAAAAG acACACGTCGAGAAGGCTTCTATATTAGGTACACTGCCGTAAATTCAACATGCCAGAAACATTTTCCTGGGTATTTTACTTCTTCTATTCTTCCg GATGAAAGATCTCTAACAATTCCATCAGCCTTCAATGGTCATGCTCTTGTAATTGATCACTCTTGCTCTTACCATCTTCAAATTCGTGCAAAGCCATATCCACCTGGTGATGATAAATATATAATTGAACGAAGGCATACTGTACCTGATTGTATTGATAAGTACTGTAGCTGTCGACCTGGTGATGTGGCAGCTATTCGGGATGTTTCTGTGGATGCAGAGTATCgattgaattggaaatttgatgaaatgaAAGGAAGAGAGTATCAGTTCTATGTTGATGTATATGAAAG AATCGCGATGCCTCTAATCAAGAAAAAAGGATCTGAACCCGAATCAGAGGAGTACACCTTTAGAATAGCCAACGCCGATTCTTATGAGATTTCTGCAAAATCTGCAGAG ACATCTGCTCACACCTACCAATATCAACTACCGTTCCAATTTACCCCGTTTCAACAATACAAGATTTCAATATTCGCTGTTGATGACAGTTTCTGTCATAATCAAGATGTATTCCATATATTCAATACAACAAATGCCACGTTTTCTAGTTCTGAAATTCCGAAAACAACACCGATTCCAGAAATATCTGGCTCAGCAATTACCAAGACTACAATGCTTATG GAGTCatcaattttggtaattttcctAATTGTGGTCGCCTGTATGTCACCGATTTGTACAATGATCGTACTTCTTTGCCTCAGAAG aCGGAAAaaggaaatcaaaaaacgtCATCACTTCCTCCATCGTCGATCACTTTCATGTTCTCGTCATAGTATCATTGAAACAAATATTCTATATCGACCACCAAATGAAGTAAATGGAGGAACTACGGGAGAATGGTTGATTAGAGGACAAGATATTGTTGTTGGAGCTGTTATCG GAGAAGGAGCGTTTGGTCAAGTGTTCAAAGGAATTCTACGTGGTCCAAATGGTCAAGTAATTCCAGTTGCagtaaaacaattaaaagcAAATGCAATTGATGAAGAACGAGAAGAATTTgtgagggaaattcaaatgatgCAAACG GTTGGTCAACATGACAATATTGTGACAATGTATGGATACTGTATGGATGAACAATTACAATGTATGATAATGGAGTACGTACCATATGGagatttgaaacattatttgcAGAATATGAGAAAGGAGAAG GACTCAGACAGTGCGATTGATTCCAAAGAATTCTTGTCATTTACGAATCAAATTGCTTGTGGAATGGCTCATCTTGAATCAGTTGGGATTATTCACAGAGATCTTGCTGCAAGAAATATTCTCGTTGGAACgggaaaagttctgaaaatctcCGATTTTGGAATGTCTCGTCCTGGAGTTTATATCAAAATGAGCAAAGGAGTGATTCCACTTCGTTGGCTGTCTCCTGAAGCAATTAAAGATAATACTTATTCAAATAAGAGCGATGTTTGG gctttTGGAGTTTTACTCTGGGAAATAGCCACTCTTGGAGGATTCCCGTATAACAATGTGGCAGATAAGGATATTCTAAATCAATTGACTGAAGGAATGAGACTGGAACAACCTGCCAAATGTTCTGATGATAT GTACATTTTAATGAAATCATGTTGGAATTTGAAAGCAGAAGACCGTCCATCTTTCTTGGCAATTTTGAGTAAAATCGAGCAAATAGCAAATGTTGATGCAGATGCTCCACCATCCGATCCACCTGCAAAAGatgtttaa
- the der-2 gene encoding Derlin-2 (Confirmed by transcript evidence), producing the protein MNGVVAALEEMPPVTRFYTGACVLLTTAVHLEFVTPFHLYFNWELIIRKYQFWRLITSFCFFGSFGFSFLFNMIFTYRYCMMLEEGSFRGRRADFVYMFLFGAVLMILSGIFVQILFLGQAFTIMLVYIWSRRNPMIQMNFFGVLTFTAPYLPWVLLLFSLLLGNNAVVDFMGIACGHIYFFLEDVFPFQEHGKRFLKTPQWLVYLFDERRPEPLPEDERPGGFEWGDEQPEQEQHD; encoded by the exons ATGAATGGAGTAGTTGCTGCTCTGGAAGAAATGCCACCGGTAACTCGGTTCTACACAGGAGCCTGCGTGCTATTGACAACCGCTgtg CATTTGGAATTCGTGACACCATTCCATTTATACTTCAACTGGGAGTTGATTATCCGAAAATATCAATTCTGGCGCCTGATCACATCATTCTGCTTTTTCGGAtcttttggattttcttttcttttcaatatGATCTTCACATATCGATATTGTATGATGCTGGAAGAAGGATCGTTCCGTGGAAGAAGAGCTGATTTTGTATACATGTTCCTTTTTGGAGCCGTTCTAATG attctatcCGGAATCTTTGTACAAATTCTATTTCTTGGACAAGCATTCACTATTATGTTGGTCTACATATGGAGCCGTCGTAACCCAATGATTCAAATGAACTTCTTTGGTGTTTTAACATTCACAGCTCCGTATCTTCCATgggttcttcttcttttctcacTTTTACTCGGAAATAATGCTGTCGTTGATTTTATGG GAATTGCATGTGGACATATATATTTCTTCTTGGAAGATGTTTTCCCATTCCAAGAGCACGGAAAACGATTCCTGAAAACTCCACAGTGGCTTGTATATTTGTTTGATGAACGCCGACCGGAACCTCTGCCTGAAGATGAAAGACCCGGTGGATTTGAATGGGGTGATGAGCAACCGGAACAAGAACAACATGATTAA
- the R151.1 gene encoding Protein kinase domain-containing protein (Confirmed by transcript evidence) yields MRIHLYLILLLIHIFLQNKSNAFEQRSDCVESCSHLDTSQEFGDCLAKCSKRPRKDNLGDSHLFAMPPTNVEIETKVIMDGGKILETTINWKADEKDTRREGFYIRYTAVNSTCQKHFPGYFTSSILPDERSLTIPSAFNGHALVIDHSCSYHLQIRAKPYPPGDDKYIIERRHTVPDCIDKYCSCRPGDVAAIRDVSVDAEYRLNWKFDEMKGREYQFYVDVYERIAMPLIKKKGSEPESEEYTFRIANADSYEISAKSAETSAHTYQYQLPFQFTPFQQYKISIFAVDDSFCHNQDVFHIFNTTNATFSSSEIPKTTPIPEISGSAITKTTMLMESSILVIFLIVVACMSPICTMIVLLCLRRRKKEIKKRHHFLHRRSLSCSRHSIIETNILYRPPNEVNGGTTGEWLIRGQDIVVGAVIGEGAFGQVFKGILRGPNGQVIPVAVKQLKANAIDEEREEFVREIQMMQTVGQHDNIVTMYGYCMDEQLQCMIMEYVPYGDLKHYLQNMRKEKDSDSAIDSKEFLSFTNQIACGMAHLESVGIIHRDLAARNILVGTGKVLKISDFGMSRPGVYIKMSKGVIPLRWLSPEAIKDNTYSNKSDVWAFGVLLWEIATLGGFPYNNVADKDILNQLTEGMRLEQPAKCSDDMYILMKSCWNLKAEDRPSFLAILSKIEQIANVDADAPPSDPPAKDV; encoded by the exons ATGAGGATACACCTCTActtaatattattattaattcatattttcttacaaaataaatcaaatgcATTCGAACAACGATCCGATTGCGTAGAGTCTTGTTCTCATTTGGATACAAGTCAAGAGTTTGGAGATTGCCTGGCAAAATGTTCGAAACGGCCGAGAAAGGATAATCTAGGAGATTCACATT TATTCGCAATGCCACCAACAAATGTAGAAATCGAGACGAAAGTTATTATGGATGGcggaaaaatattagaaaccACAATTAACTGGAAAGCCGACGAAAAAG acACACGTCGAGAAGGCTTCTATATTAGGTACACTGCCGTAAATTCAACATGCCAGAAACATTTTCCTGGGTATTTTACTTCTTCTATTCTTCCg GATGAAAGATCTCTAACAATTCCATCAGCCTTCAATGGTCATGCTCTTGTAATTGATCACTCTTGCTCTTACCATCTTCAAATTCGTGCAAAGCCATATCCACCTGGTGATGATAAATATATAATTGAACGAAGGCATACTGTACCTGATTGTATTGATAAGTACTGTAGCTGTCGACCTGGTGATGTGGCAGCTATTCGGGATGTTTCTGTGGATGCAGAGTATCgattgaattggaaatttgatgaaatgaAAGGAAGAGAGTATCAGTTCTATGTTGATGTATATGAAAG AATCGCGATGCCTCTAATCAAGAAAAAAGGATCTGAACCCGAATCAGAGGAGTACACCTTTAGAATAGCCAACGCCGATTCTTATGAGATTTCTGCAAAATCTGCAGAG ACATCTGCTCACACCTACCAATATCAACTACCGTTCCAATTTACCCCGTTTCAACAATACAAGATTTCAATATTCGCTGTTGATGACAGTTTCTGTCATAATCAAGATGTATTCCATATATTCAATACAACAAATGCCACGTTTTCTAGTTCTGAAATTCCGAAAACAACACCGATTCCAGAAATATCTGGCTCAGCAATTACCAAGACTACAATGCTTATG GAGTCatcaattttggtaattttcctAATTGTGGTCGCCTGTATGTCACCGATTTGTACAATGATCGTACTTCTTTGCCTCAGAAG aCGGAAAaaggaaatcaaaaaacgtCATCACTTCCTCCATCGTCGATCACTTTCATGTTCTCGTCATAGTATCATTGAAACAAATATTCTATATCGACCACCAAATGAAGTAAATGGAGGAACTACGGGAGAATGGTTGATTAGAGGACAAGATATTGTTGTTGGAGCTGTTATCG GAGAAGGAGCGTTTGGTCAAGTGTTCAAAGGAATTCTACGTGGTCCAAATGGTCAAGTAATTCCAGTTGCagtaaaacaattaaaagcAAATGCAATTGATGAAGAACGAGAAGAATTTgtgagggaaattcaaatgatgCAAACG GTTGGTCAACATGACAATATTGTGACAATGTATGGATACTGTATGGATGAACAATTACAATGTATGATAATGGAGTACGTACCATATGGagatttgaaacattatttgcAGAATATGAGAAAGGAGAAG GACTCAGACAGTGCGATTGATTCCAAAGAATTCTTGTCATTTACGAATCAAATTGCTTGTGGAATGGCTCATCTTGAATCAGTTGGGATTATTCACAGAGATCTTGCTGCAAGAAATATTCTCGTTGGAACgggaaaagttctgaaaatctcCGATTTTGGAATGTCTCGTCCTGGAGTTTATATCAAAATGAGCAAAGGAGTGATTCCACTTCGTTGGCTGTCTCCTGAAGCAATTAAAGATAATACTTATTCAAATAAGAGCGATGTTTGG gctttTGGAGTTTTACTCTGGGAAATAGCCACTCTTGGAGGATTCCCGTATAACAATGTGGCAGATAAGGATATTCTAAATCAATTGACTGAAGGAATGAGACTGGAACAACCTGCCAAATGTTCTGATGATAT GTACATTTTAATGAAATCATGTTGGAATTTGAAAGCAGAAGACCGTCCATCTTTCTTGGCAATTTTGAGTAAAATCGAGCAAATAGCAAATGTTGATGCAGATGCTCCACCATCCGATCCACCTGCAAAAGatgtttaa